Proteins from a genomic interval of Helicoverpa zea isolate HzStark_Cry1AcR chromosome 13, ilHelZeax1.1, whole genome shotgun sequence:
- the LOC124636097 gene encoding uncharacterized protein LOC124636097: MKFSPHLRRTRTSNNIWNYAAVISNEERAVEAARSWLLLPNRVARCPNCRQMMNVEQRSDYKINFRWRCRRQGCNKTVSPTSNTFFDKSKVSVLSTLRLILHFFRNDKVSQAARDVGVSRKTAVQVYHYLREVCEVAEAHDRQMLGGSNDVVEVDETHLYSNKYHRGRLLQRQTWAFGCISRLTKKIHVELIPDKTRQTLDPIVVANVRPGTFIMSDMHRAYRGIDLRLNMGGHYVVNHSTNFVAGTVDIPVHPSLGEPVATGAPNVNVKIHTNTIERQWLELKRHCRTCRSQRRLKWYMGEFMYRKNILRNLNSDAARFRRFIRDIHRVDPVASKSPSPELLRSLLQSP; this comes from the coding sequence ATGAAGTTTTCGCCACATCTCCGCAGAACTCGTACAAGTAATAATATTTGGAATTACGCTGCTGTTATCAGCAACGAAGAAAGAGCAGTTGAAGCTGCTCGTTCTTGGTTGTTGCTACCTAATAGGGTTGCTCGCTGTCCGAACTGCAGGCAAATGATGAATGTAGAACAGCGCTCCGATTACAAAATCAATTTTAGATGGAGATGTCGCCGGCAGGGCTGCAACAAAACAGTGTCGCCAACAAGTAACACTTTTTTTGATAAGTCTAAAGTCTCAGTGCTCAGTACACTGAGACTAATTTTACATTTCTTTAGAAATGATAAGGTTTCGCAGGCGGCTAGGGATGTGGGTGTATCTCGCAAAACTGCTGTACAAGTATACCACTACTTGCGAGAAGTGTGTGAGGTGGCGGAGGCTCATGACCGTCAAATGTTAGGCGGTTCTAATGACGTTGTAGAAGTCGATGAGACCcatttatattcaaataagtACCACAGAGGTCGACTTTTACAACGTCAAACATGGGCGTTTGGATGCATCAGCCGCCTAACAAAAAAAATTCACGTCGAGCTAATTCCCGACAAAACTCGCCAAACACTTGATCCCATAGTGGTAGCAAATGTACGACCAGGGACATTCATTATGTCGGATATGCACAGGGCTTATCGAGGAATCGACTTACGGCTCAATATGGGTGGCCATTATGTGGTTAACCACAGCACAAATTTTGTTGCCGGCACTGTTGACATTCCAGTTCATCCTAGTTTAGGGGAACCAGTCGCTACTGGCGCTCCTAATGTGAACGTAAAAATTCACACGAATACAATAGAGCGCCAGTGGCTAGAACTGAAACGCCATTGCCGCACCTGCAGGAGCCAACGGCGTTTAAAATGGTACATGGGCGAGTTCATGTAccgcaaaaatattttgcgaaaTCTTAATTCGGATGCCGCCCGGTTTCGTCGATTTATACGGGATATTCACCGCGTCGATCCTGTCGCTAGCAAGTCCCCAAGCCCTGAGCTCCTTCGCTCGCTCTTGCAAAGCCCCTAA
- the LOC124636044 gene encoding uncharacterized protein LOC124636044, with the protein MPLAEQFVFGEASASTPFRDLTQNPQINVPLTQSPQMTMPLAEQYLVGDEPASASISSRATEKCFKKRESNAIKKLTRKLHEMRQKCKMQSKKIRLAKKLTLSKSFLATIEKLPDAAQIFIKLQLKGTKKPRGRRYTRNEKIMALSIYKQSPKAYNLLKKMFILPSKRCLQKIQYIHNEFIPNETWHQC; encoded by the exons ATGCCATTGGCTGAGCAATTTGTTTTTGGAGAGGCATCAGCATCAACTCCATTTAGAG actTGACACAAAATCCACAAATAAATGTGCCATTGACACAAAGTCCACAAATGACTATGCCATTGGCTGAGCAATATCTTGTTGGAGATGAACCAGCATCAGCATCAATTTCATCAAGAG CCACTGAAAAATGCTTTAAGAAGCGAGAATCGAATGCAATCAAAAAGCTCACGCGAAAACTACATGAAATGCGCCAAAAGTGCAAAATGCAATCAAAAAAAATTCGCCTTGCGAAAAAATTGACTTTGTCAAAATCATTTCTTGCAACCATAGAGAAATTACCTGATGCAGCACAAATTTTTATCAAGTTGCAGTTAAAAGGCACTAAGAAACCGAGAGGAAGACGATACACcagaaatgaaaaaataatggcCTTGTCCATCTACAAGCAAAGTCCTAAAGCGTATAaccttttgaaaaaaatgtttatattaccTTCAAAACGTTGTTTGCAAAAAATTCAATATATTCATAATGAGTTTATTCCAAATGAAACCTGGCATCAATGCTGA
- the LOC124636098 gene encoding uncharacterized protein LOC124636098 → MMSTDPIPHFDVDAFISDVEERPAIWDLKSDLYSDRGKKTEAWEELCLKFIPNFSEKNVAEKNKAASQLQRKWKSLRDCFKREHSKQMSVKSGSASSSRKPYIYYQQLSFLKNLADTRRDPSPLPNEVHDATERKRPKKNKTNNEDIQAETDILVSISEQLQSRHSNKHEEDADHNFALSLVPHFKQIPNEFKLDAQTDVLMVLKKYKQYMRTSQNQQHGYFTSSFQEPRSYHTMQPSTSGYQPTPRPSALGYQSASRPPSMGYQSNFEHDFSVSSPSASDNTMNSVLSDDINEHLFDN, encoded by the exons ATGATGTCCACGGATCCGATTCCTCATTTTGATGTAGACGCTTTTATTTCCGATGTCGAAGAGCGACCCGCTATTTGGGATTTAAAGTCAGATTTGTATAGCGACAGGGGTAAGAAAACTGAAGCTTGGGAGGAATTGTGCCTAAAATTTATTCCAAATTTTAGTGAAAAAAATGTAGCGGAAAAAAACAAAGCAG cATCCCAGTTGCAGCGAAAATGGAAAAGCCTTCGTGACTGTTTCAAAAGAGAACACTCTAAACAAATGAGCGTTAAAAGTGGATCTGCATCATCGAGTCGCAAGCCGTATATATATTATCAACAACTatcttttttaaaaaacttgGCTGACACACGACGTGATCCCAGCCCATTACCGAACGAGGTACACGATGCGACTGAGAGAAAAAGGCCAAAAAAGAACAAGACAAATAATGAAGACATTCAAGCAGAAACTGATATacttgttagtatttcagaacaaTTACAATCTCGTCATTCTAACAAGCATGAAGAAGACGCTGACCATAACTTTGCTTTGTCCTTGGTCCCGCACTTTAAACAAATACCCAATGAATTTAAATTGGATGCTCAAACCGATGTATTGAtggtactaaaaaaatataaacagtatATGCGAACATCACAGAATCAACAACATGGATATTTCACATCATCATTTCAGGAACCACGCTCATACCATACTATGCAACCATCTACTTCGGGTTATCAACCGACTCCGCGTCCATCTGCTTTGGGATATCAATCGGCTTCGCGTCCACCTTCTATGGGATATCAATCAAATTTTGAGCATGACTTTTCCGTTAGCTCGCCATCTGCATCTGATAATACTATGAATTCTGTTTTGTCAGATGATATAAATGAACATCTTTTTGACAACTGA
- the LOC124636096 gene encoding protein ALP1-like yields MDALLISLLLLIILKRRKRRRIQNHRRPIHRRHWVHPILTSRNKNGQHKLLFEELKCYPDKFFKYFRMSVNSFNELLSVLHDDLKHQDTRMRKSISPTERLAITLRYLATGCSFGDFELVYRCGASTARLIVKETCKLIYASLQDICVPQPTEEMWSKIAKGFEEYANFPNCCGAIDGKHIRIIKPQDSGSLYYNYKHYFSIVLLAICDVNYKFTFIDVGSYGKASDSTIYKESKLFKKLEDQSLNLPAPKAISSSSGPVNYCFVGDEAFGLAEHMLRPYSGKHLNIEKRIFNYRLSRARRHIECAFGILVNKWRILHRPLNVSIDFAEDIVKACCILHNFVRQRDGFNFHHTLTVPGLHDIDNAHVQSRRSLNTRDILKDYFISNEGAVPWQNNKI; encoded by the exons ATGGACGCACTCTTGATTTCGCTATTGTTGCTTATTATTCTAAAACGTAGAAAACGGCGCCGAATTCAGAACCATCGACGACCAATTCATCGGCGTCACTGGGTACATCCAATTCTGACATCACGCAATAAAAATGGACAGCACAAATTGCTGTTCGAAGAGTTAAAATGTTATCCAGATAAGTTCTTCAAGTATTTTAGAATGAGCGTGAACTCATTCAATGAATTACTTAGCGTTTTGCACGATGACCTCAAACATCAAGATACACGCATGAGAAAAAGCATCTCTCCAACAGAAAGGCTGGCTATAACTTTAAG GTACCTTGCTACTGGTTGTTCATTTGGTGATTTTGAATTAGTATATCGATGTGGTGCGTCAACTGCGAGATTGATTGTAAAAGAAACATGTAAATTGATCTATGCATCACTTCAAGATATCTGCGTACCACAACCAACTGAAGAGATGTGGAGTAAAATAGCTAAGGGGTTTGAAGAATATGCTAACTTTCCAAATTGCTGTGGTGCAATTGATGGAAAACATATAAGGATTATTAAGCCTCAAGATAGCGGAtccttatattataattataaacactATTTTTCCATCGTACTTCTAGCTATCTGTGACGTGAATTATAAGTTCACATTTATTGATGTCGGCTCTTATGGGAAAGCTTCAGATTCGACTATCTACAAAGAAtcgaaattattcaaaaaattgGAAGACCAATCCCTGAATTTACCTGCACCAAAAGCAATTTCTAGTAGTTCTGGTCCTGTAAACTACTGTTTTGTTGGTGATGAAGCTTTTGGTCTTGCAGAACACATGTTGAGACCTTATTCAGGAAAACACTTGAATATTGAAAAAAGAATTTTCAACTATAGGCTTTCTCGAGCCAGGCGTCATATCGAGTGTGCCTTTGGGATATTAGTGAATAAGTGGAGAATACTACATCGACCATTGAATGTGTCAATAGATTTCGCCGAAGACATCGTGAAGGCCTGTTGTATACTACACAACTTTGTTCGTCAGAGAGATGGATTTAATTTCCATCATACATTGACTGTACCAGGACTTCACGATATCGATAACGCCCACGTGCAATCTCGTCGTTCATTAAACACCAGAGATATattgaaagattattttattagcaacGAGGGAGCTGTACCttggcaaaataataaaatataa